A single region of the Armatimonadota bacterium genome encodes:
- a CDS encoding DUF378 domain-containing protein — MATVAIIALILVIIGALNWLLVALFNFNLVSAIFGERSAAAKVIYVLVGIAGLYTIYLLTLIPSAMAQSRPGY; from the coding sequence ATGGCTACCGTTGCGATAATTGCCTTAATTTTGGTGATAATTGGCGCTCTAAACTGGCTACTTGTAGCGCTCTTCAATTTCAACTTAGTATCTGCAATTTTTGGAGAACGTAGCGCGGCGGCGAAGGTAATTTATGTTCTCGTGGGAATCGCAGGGCTTTATACAATCTACCTGTTGACCTTGATTCCAAGCGCTATGGCACAGTCCAGACCGGGTTATTGA
- a CDS encoding DUF1080 domain-containing protein, which translates to MSIFKIALFTVFLFLDGASFASTDPLFTGDETRPADAIVLFDGSSLSEWVSASSNGPAKWKVENGYMEVVPGTGNICTKREFGDCQLHIEFWLPLMADAKGQARANSGVYLQGKFEIQVLDSYGLKSQDNDCGAIYGVAAPLVNACRPPEQWQTYDIVFHAPKFDAEGKQTSKARLTVFQNGVLIHDNLEVPGATAAALGSEKAAIGPIMLQDHGNRVRYRNIWVRQLSP; encoded by the coding sequence TTGTCTATTTTCAAGATAGCTTTGTTTACTGTTTTTCTATTTTTAGATGGTGCTTCTTTTGCTTCTACAGACCCTTTATTTACCGGGGACGAAACTCGTCCAGCGGATGCTATTGTGCTATTTGACGGTTCCAGCCTTTCCGAGTGGGTTAGCGCAAGCTCGAACGGTCCAGCAAAATGGAAGGTGGAGAATGGGTATATGGAAGTTGTTCCAGGTACTGGCAACATCTGCACTAAGCGAGAATTCGGTGACTGTCAGCTCCATATCGAGTTTTGGCTGCCTCTAATGGCGGATGCAAAGGGCCAAGCACGTGCAAATAGCGGAGTTTACCTCCAAGGCAAGTTTGAGATACAAGTATTAGATTCGTATGGTCTTAAGAGTCAGGACAACGACTGTGGCGCCATTTATGGTGTTGCAGCTCCATTGGTAAATGCGTGCAGACCTCCTGAGCAGTGGCAAACTTACGACATAGTTTTCCATGCACCGAAATTTGATGCCGAAGGAAAGCAAACTAGCAAAGCGCGATTGACCGTTTTCCAAAATGGTGTGCTAATTCACGATAATTTAGAAGTTCCTGGAGCAACTGCTGCCGCGCTGGGAAGCGAAAAGGCTGCTATTGGTCCAATTATGTTGCAAGACCACGGGAACCGCGTTCGTTATCGAAACATTTGGGTTCGACAACTTTCGCCGTAA
- a CDS encoding TldD/PmbA family protein, with the protein MKELTDRALDKVRQLGASYGDIRIVRRTNESLSTKNGKVEALESSTDEGFGIRVVADGAWGFASSLEITPEEVDRVAELAVRIAKASASVEHEPVKLAPVEPAEGRFEWEIKKDPFEIPIEEKISLLLDADHIIQQTPEIKVSEASMQFWRTEQIFASTEGSYIEQVKTESGAGIEATAVSEGEVQKRSYPASFGGDFATAGYEFVEAWDLVGNAERVAKEAAQLLTAPQCPSDTRALILEGSMLALQVHESCGHPIELDRVFGTEASYAGTSFLTPEKLGNFKYGSDIVNIVADATIPGGLGSFFYDDEGVPAQCVDIIDEGVFVGYLTSRETAEKLGQRSSGAMRADGWNRIPLIRMTNINLMPGDWTLDEMIEDTKRGLYAGTVVSWSIDDMRLNFQFATEFAYDIEDGSLGKLFKNATYTGITYEFWGNCDAIAGEDEWHLWGIPNCGKGQPGQAAHVGHGVAPARFQNVRIGVVESQEESEE; encoded by the coding sequence GTGAAGGAATTAACCGACAGGGCATTGGACAAGGTTCGGCAGCTGGGTGCGAGCTACGGCGACATTCGCATAGTTCGACGCACTAATGAGTCTCTTAGCACAAAGAACGGCAAAGTAGAAGCTTTGGAATCTTCGACTGATGAGGGATTTGGTATACGAGTGGTTGCTGATGGAGCATGGGGATTTGCGAGCAGCTTGGAGATTACGCCAGAGGAAGTAGATAGGGTTGCCGAATTAGCTGTCCGAATAGCGAAAGCATCAGCTAGCGTCGAGCATGAGCCTGTCAAACTTGCGCCGGTAGAGCCGGCAGAGGGCAGGTTTGAATGGGAAATTAAGAAGGACCCATTTGAGATTCCAATTGAGGAAAAGATTAGCCTATTATTAGACGCTGACCACATTATTCAGCAAACACCTGAGATAAAAGTTTCTGAGGCCTCTATGCAATTTTGGCGGACAGAACAAATTTTTGCGAGCACAGAAGGTTCGTACATTGAGCAAGTGAAAACAGAAAGCGGAGCAGGGATAGAGGCAACAGCTGTAAGCGAAGGCGAAGTGCAAAAGCGTTCTTACCCAGCATCGTTCGGTGGTGATTTCGCGACGGCAGGTTATGAATTTGTCGAGGCATGGGACCTTGTTGGAAATGCCGAGCGGGTGGCAAAGGAAGCAGCTCAGCTTCTTACCGCACCGCAATGTCCCTCGGATACTCGTGCGCTAATTCTTGAAGGTTCCATGCTTGCCCTGCAAGTTCATGAGTCCTGCGGTCATCCAATTGAGCTTGATAGGGTATTTGGCACTGAGGCATCGTACGCAGGAACGAGCTTCCTAACGCCAGAAAAACTGGGCAATTTCAAATATGGGTCGGACATTGTAAACATAGTAGCAGATGCAACTATACCCGGTGGCTTAGGTAGCTTCTTCTATGATGATGAGGGTGTGCCTGCTCAATGTGTGGACATAATTGATGAAGGCGTTTTCGTTGGGTATCTCACTTCGCGCGAGACAGCTGAGAAGCTTGGCCAGCGAAGTAGTGGCGCAATGAGGGCGGACGGATGGAATAGAATTCCGCTAATTAGAATGACAAATATCAATTTAATGCCTGGTGATTGGACCCTTGACGAAATGATAGAAGATACTAAACGGGGACTTTATGCAGGAACCGTTGTATCTTGGAGCATTGATGATATGCGCCTTAATTTCCAGTTTGCTACAGAATTTGCCTACGACATTGAGGATGGTTCGCTGGGGAAATTATTCAAGAACGCAACATACACGGGCATCACATATGAGTTTTGGGGGAACTGTGATGCTATTGCCGGAGAGGATGAATGGCATCTTTGGGGTATCCCCAATTGTGGTAAAGGACAACCTGGACAAGCTGCGCACGTTGGACATGGTGTAGCGCCTGCGAGATTCCAAAATGTACGCATAGGCGTAGTGGAATCGCAAGAGGAATCGGAGGAATAG
- a CDS encoding TldD/PmbA family protein, whose amino-acid sequence MLGKEKVLEILNKVVEYSNADMTEASITIGESSLTRFANSFIHQNVFEKNACLAVRAIIGKRIGYATTNKLDDEAICSVVKKAVAFAQHSAENPDFVSLPHPKPITPIDTYDQQTALFGPEDRASAVAQLISEARKQGASAAGLLSNGYQEFAVVNTLGVNAYNAMTRARLSTVMTSDSGHGFAEQVSQRIGDLNPISAAVEAATRAVRGQNPVKIEPGEYDVVLLPYAVEEMVILLADLGFSALAVQEGRSFMCGKFGQQITGKNITIWDDGLDTRGLPRPFDAEGVPKQRVDLIVKGIANAVVYDSYTAYKEGKESTGHSIGGPGTYGPFPTNLFLEPGDSSIDEMIASTKKGIFVTRFHYTNTIHPILTLFTGMTRDGTFLIEDGKITKPVKNLRFTDSILERFSNVEMISKDTMRGEWAVVPAIKARGFRFTGVTEF is encoded by the coding sequence ATGCTGGGCAAGGAGAAGGTATTAGAGATACTTAATAAGGTTGTTGAATATTCGAATGCCGATATGACCGAAGCTTCTATCACCATCGGAGAATCGTCGCTAACTCGATTTGCAAACTCCTTTATTCATCAAAATGTATTTGAGAAAAATGCTTGTTTAGCGGTCAGGGCTATAATTGGCAAACGAATTGGTTATGCAACAACAAACAAACTTGACGATGAAGCGATATGTTCTGTAGTTAAAAAGGCTGTTGCTTTTGCTCAGCATTCTGCAGAAAATCCAGATTTTGTTTCTCTGCCACATCCGAAACCAATTACCCCAATAGATACCTATGATCAACAAACCGCTTTATTTGGTCCTGAAGACAGAGCATCTGCGGTTGCGCAACTAATATCGGAGGCAAGAAAACAGGGCGCATCGGCTGCCGGCTTGCTTTCCAATGGTTACCAAGAGTTTGCGGTTGTTAATACTCTGGGCGTTAATGCGTACAATGCAATGACGAGAGCACGACTGAGCACCGTGATGACTTCAGACAGTGGCCATGGGTTTGCTGAGCAAGTTTCCCAGCGAATTGGCGATCTAAATCCAATTAGCGCAGCAGTTGAGGCGGCTACTCGCGCTGTGCGGGGGCAGAATCCAGTAAAAATAGAGCCTGGCGAATATGACGTCGTTTTGCTTCCTTATGCAGTTGAAGAAATGGTTATCCTTCTTGCTGATTTAGGGTTTAGTGCTCTTGCTGTGCAAGAGGGTCGGAGCTTTATGTGCGGGAAATTCGGTCAGCAGATAACCGGAAAAAACATTACCATTTGGGATGATGGGTTGGATACACGCGGGCTCCCACGGCCCTTTGATGCAGAAGGTGTGCCGAAACAAAGGGTAGACCTAATTGTTAAAGGGATTGCCAATGCGGTTGTCTACGATTCCTATACTGCATATAAAGAAGGCAAGGAATCTACAGGGCACAGCATTGGTGGTCCTGGTACCTATGGCCCATTTCCTACGAACTTGTTCTTGGAGCCAGGAGATTCCTCAATTGATGAGATGATAGCTAGCACAAAAAAGGGGATTTTCGTTACCAGATTCCATTACACAAACACAATTCACCCTATACTCACGTTGTTCACGGGCATGACACGCGATGGAACTTTCTTAATTGAGGATGGAAAAATCACAAAGCCAGTAAAGAACCTTCGATTCACCGACAGCATACTCGAGCGTTTCTCGAATGTGGAGATGATTTCGAAGGATACTATGCGCGGTGAGTGGGCAGTGGTTCCTGCAATCAAAGCACGGGGCTTTCGCTTCACAGGCGTGACGGAATTTTGA